In Erpetoichthys calabaricus chromosome 2, fErpCal1.3, whole genome shotgun sequence, a genomic segment contains:
- the mffa gene encoding mitochondrial fission factor homolog B isoform X2, translated as MNGAAFPSPTAEMAEISRIQYEIEYTEGISQRMRIPEKLKVAPTGSEDLQSGMEENHPSSVMMHVPERIVIAGDHEDSTYSRPRDLDLIQSTPLESLALKTPPRVLTLTERPLDFMDLERNVAQNPQNEEARPLGRLRRERSMSENAVRQNGQLVKNDSAATPSPSTQPRVCPPLSSPEDGRNLYTARGVLSLIQSTTRRAYQQVMDVLDENHRRYNLSACDTTLEGTPDDMTMVDATSLRRQIIKLNRRLQHLEEENKERTKREMIMYSITVAFWLINSWIWFRR; from the exons ATGAATGGTGCAGCATTCCCTTCCCCTACTGCAGAAATGGCAGAAATTAGCCGCATTCAGTATGAGATTGAATATACAGAAGGTATTAGCCAGCGTATGAGGATTCCAGAAAAACTGAAGGTGGCACCTACAGGAAGTGAAGATCTCCAGAGTGGCATGGAAGAGAATCATCCTTCAAGTGTTATGATGCATGTACCTGAGAGGATTGTAATTGCAG GTGATCATGAGGATTCAACATATTCCAGGCCTAGGGATCTTGATCTTATTCAATCAACGCCATTAGAATCCTTAGCTCTGAAGACACCACCCCGTGTTCTAACCCTCACTGAAAGACCTCTAGATTTCATGGACCTGGAGAGAAATGTTGCTCAAAATCCTCAAAATGAAGAG GCTCGACCTTTGGGTCGGCTGCGGAGGGAACGCTCCATGAGTGAAAATGCTGTCCGTCAAAATGGGCAGCTGGTCAAAAATGACTCTGC TGCAACACCATCACCTTCAACTCAGCCTCGTGTCTGTCCTCCTCTTTCTTCACCGGAAGATGGGCGAAACCTTTACACAGCTCGTGGCGTTTTGTCTCTAATCCAGTCTACCACCCGTAGGGCTTACCAGCAGGTCATGGATGTTTTGGATGAAAATCACAGAAG GTATAATCTGTCTGCTTGTGATACTACACTGGAAGGAACTCCAGATGACATGACTATGGTGGATGCTACTTCTTTGCGGAGACAG aTTATTAAACTGAATCGTCGTTTGCAGCATCTAGAAGAGGAGAACAAAGAACGTACCAAAAGAGAAATGATCATGTATTCAATCACAGTGGCTTTCTGGCTGATCAACAGCTGGATATGGTTCAGGCGCTAG
- the mffa gene encoding mitochondrial fission factor homolog B isoform X3 has product MNGAAFPSPTAEMAEISRIQYEIEYTEGISQRMRIPEKLKVAPTGSEDLQSGMEENHPSSVMMHVPERIVIAGDHEDSTYSRPRDLDLIQSTPLESLALKTPPRVLTLTERPLDFMDLERNVAQNPQNEEARPLGRLRRERSMSENAVRQNGQLVKNDSAYNLSACDTTLEGTPDDMTMVDATSLRRQIIKLNRRLQHLEEENKERTKREMIMYSITVAFWLINSWIWFRR; this is encoded by the exons ATGAATGGTGCAGCATTCCCTTCCCCTACTGCAGAAATGGCAGAAATTAGCCGCATTCAGTATGAGATTGAATATACAGAAGGTATTAGCCAGCGTATGAGGATTCCAGAAAAACTGAAGGTGGCACCTACAGGAAGTGAAGATCTCCAGAGTGGCATGGAAGAGAATCATCCTTCAAGTGTTATGATGCATGTACCTGAGAGGATTGTAATTGCAG GTGATCATGAGGATTCAACATATTCCAGGCCTAGGGATCTTGATCTTATTCAATCAACGCCATTAGAATCCTTAGCTCTGAAGACACCACCCCGTGTTCTAACCCTCACTGAAAGACCTCTAGATTTCATGGACCTGGAGAGAAATGTTGCTCAAAATCCTCAAAATGAAGAG GCTCGACCTTTGGGTCGGCTGCGGAGGGAACGCTCCATGAGTGAAAATGCTGTCCGTCAAAATGGGCAGCTGGTCAAAAATGACTCTGC GTATAATCTGTCTGCTTGTGATACTACACTGGAAGGAACTCCAGATGACATGACTATGGTGGATGCTACTTCTTTGCGGAGACAG aTTATTAAACTGAATCGTCGTTTGCAGCATCTAGAAGAGGAGAACAAAGAACGTACCAAAAGAGAAATGATCATGTATTCAATCACAGTGGCTTTCTGGCTGATCAACAGCTGGATATGGTTCAGGCGCTAG
- the mffa gene encoding mitochondrial fission factor homolog B isoform X1 encodes MNGAAFPSPTAEMAEISRIQYEIEYTEGISQRMRIPEKLKVAPTGSEDLQSGMEENHPSSVMMHVPERIVIAGDHEDSTYSRPRDLDLIQSTPLESLALKTPPRVLTLTERPLDFMDLERNVAQNPQNEEARPLGRLRRERSMSENAVRQNGQLVKNDSAATPSPSTQPRVCPPLSSPEDGRNLYTARGVLSLIQSTTRRAYQQVMDVLDENHRRPILRGGSTSATSSNLAHSSRYNLSACDTTLEGTPDDMTMVDATSLRRQIIKLNRRLQHLEEENKERTKREMIMYSITVAFWLINSWIWFRR; translated from the exons ATGAATGGTGCAGCATTCCCTTCCCCTACTGCAGAAATGGCAGAAATTAGCCGCATTCAGTATGAGATTGAATATACAGAAGGTATTAGCCAGCGTATGAGGATTCCAGAAAAACTGAAGGTGGCACCTACAGGAAGTGAAGATCTCCAGAGTGGCATGGAAGAGAATCATCCTTCAAGTGTTATGATGCATGTACCTGAGAGGATTGTAATTGCAG GTGATCATGAGGATTCAACATATTCCAGGCCTAGGGATCTTGATCTTATTCAATCAACGCCATTAGAATCCTTAGCTCTGAAGACACCACCCCGTGTTCTAACCCTCACTGAAAGACCTCTAGATTTCATGGACCTGGAGAGAAATGTTGCTCAAAATCCTCAAAATGAAGAG GCTCGACCTTTGGGTCGGCTGCGGAGGGAACGCTCCATGAGTGAAAATGCTGTCCGTCAAAATGGGCAGCTGGTCAAAAATGACTCTGC TGCAACACCATCACCTTCAACTCAGCCTCGTGTCTGTCCTCCTCTTTCTTCACCGGAAGATGGGCGAAACCTTTACACAGCTCGTGGCGTTTTGTCTCTAATCCAGTCTACCACCCGTAGGGCTTACCAGCAGGTCATGGATGTTTTGGATGAAAATCACAGAAG ACCAATCTTGCGTGGGGGTTCAACTTCTGCCACTTCCTCTAATCTTGCGCACAGCTCCAG GTATAATCTGTCTGCTTGTGATACTACACTGGAAGGAACTCCAGATGACATGACTATGGTGGATGCTACTTCTTTGCGGAGACAG aTTATTAAACTGAATCGTCGTTTGCAGCATCTAGAAGAGGAGAACAAAGAACGTACCAAAAGAGAAATGATCATGTATTCAATCACAGTGGCTTTCTGGCTGATCAACAGCTGGATATGGTTCAGGCGCTAG